The genomic region GCTGCCAGTCTCCGGCAGCTGCCCGGGGGAGAGCTGCCGGAGATCGCGCTGGCGGGGCGTTCGAACGTCGGGAAATCCTCGCTTCTCAACCGCATCGCGAACCGGAAGAAGCTCGCCCGGACATCGAGGACGCCGGGGAAGACCCGCGAGCTCAACCTCTATGTCGTCGATCGGAAGCTGATCCTCGTCGATCTGCCCGGATACGGGTTCGCGAAGGTATCGAAGAAGGAGAAGGCGAAGTGGGGACGGCTCATCGAGAGCTATCTCCATGAGCGTGAAGAGCTTGCGGGGATCGTCCATCTGGTGGACGCTCGTCACAGGCCGACGGCCGACGACATCCAGATGCACGAGTGGA from Candidatus Effluviviaceae Genus V sp. harbors:
- a CDS encoding YihA family ribosome biogenesis GTP-binding protein, giving the protein MAIGKIEFLLGAASLRQLPGGELPEIALAGRSNVGKSSLLNRIANRKKLARTSRTPGKTRELNLYVVDRKLILVDLPGYGFAKVSKKEKAKWGRLIESYLHEREELAGIVHLVDARHRPTADDIQMHEWIKHFRVPALIAATKADKISKDKRRRSVRTIEQVLEPDSETPIVLFSAQTGEGSKEIIGWILGIAGRQGGR